In one window of Leifsonia sp. NPDC080035 DNA:
- a CDS encoding glycoside hydrolase family 2 TIM barrel-domain containing protein: MLTPSYLADTAPGRGARVEPRSWLHTDAPSLSLNGPWRFRLSPHAALPEDVASPELDDSGWDSIPVPAHWVLEGDGAYGRPAYTNVQFPFPIDPPHVPDENPTGDYRRGFTMPADWPADARVALRFDGVESLYRVWLNGEEVGIATGSRLAQEFDVTGLIRDGANLLSVRVHQWSPASYLEDQDQWWLPGIFRDVTLVARPADGIEDLWLRTGFENGDGTVLPELVAEEAAFPVTLRIPELGVETVWASPAAVAPVAVGGVEPWTAETPRLYEATVEAQGETATLRLGFRTVEIRGDRFLVNGRRVVFHGMNRHETHPERGRVFDEQHAREDLARMKRFNVNAIRTSHYPPHPRLLDLADELGFWVILECDLETHGFETAGWARNPSDDPAWREAYLDRIRRTVERDKNHPSIVIWSLGNESGTGTNLAAMSAWVHARDPERPVHYEGDYTGEYTDVYSRMYSTIPETEQIGTDGSLAPLLGCTPAQGARQRTKPFILCEYAHAMGNGPGALDQYDELTRRFPRLHGGFVWEWRDHGILTETADGTPFYAYGGDFGEVVHDGNFVMDGMVLSNDEPTPGLHEFAAVVQPLRFAFDGGDLIVENDRHTADTADLALRWRVEHDGRTVASGVLDAPVVAAGSGARIPLPAVEVAADAETWLTVDAVLAADTAWAPAGHVVATAQHDLSAALPLPATVLPSGWRTGDGTLTLGPAEFEGGRLVRLGGRAVSGPRLELFRAPTDNDEGAAFSDPTGSDASVPGVSSASLWRQQGLDRLTRRLVSVEEAPGALRTIERVSAANAARTVTVETVWAIAGDALELRVEIEPSAGWPSVWPRIGVRFDIPDAGDPIAGAEWFGTGPLESYPDSMRAAQVGRYSASVADLSVEYARPQETGHRSAVRTLDIGPFALEVLPDARGRRAGFSLGRHTPQQIAAAGHPHELPETESTVLILDAAQHGLGSRACGPDVWPTHALRPEARTLRVRIRA; the protein is encoded by the coding sequence GTGCTGACCCCCTCCTACCTCGCCGACACCGCGCCGGGCCGCGGCGCGCGCGTCGAACCGCGGTCGTGGTTGCACACCGACGCGCCGTCGCTCTCTCTGAACGGGCCGTGGCGGTTCCGGCTCTCGCCGCACGCCGCGCTGCCGGAGGACGTGGCGTCGCCGGAGCTTGACGACAGCGGCTGGGACAGCATCCCCGTCCCCGCGCACTGGGTGCTCGAGGGCGACGGGGCGTACGGCCGGCCGGCGTACACGAACGTGCAGTTCCCGTTCCCGATCGACCCGCCGCACGTGCCGGACGAGAACCCGACCGGCGACTACCGGCGCGGCTTCACGATGCCGGCGGACTGGCCGGCCGACGCGCGGGTCGCGCTGCGCTTCGACGGGGTGGAGTCGCTCTACCGGGTCTGGCTGAACGGCGAGGAGGTCGGCATCGCCACCGGCAGCCGGCTGGCGCAGGAGTTCGACGTGACCGGTCTCATCCGGGACGGCGCGAACCTGCTCTCGGTCCGGGTCCACCAGTGGTCGCCCGCCAGCTACCTGGAGGACCAGGACCAGTGGTGGCTGCCCGGCATCTTCCGCGACGTGACACTGGTGGCGCGACCGGCGGACGGGATCGAGGACCTCTGGCTGCGGACCGGCTTCGAGAACGGCGACGGCACGGTCCTCCCCGAGCTGGTCGCGGAGGAGGCGGCGTTCCCCGTGACGCTGCGCATCCCCGAGCTCGGCGTCGAGACGGTGTGGGCCAGCCCCGCCGCGGTGGCGCCGGTCGCCGTCGGCGGCGTCGAGCCGTGGACCGCCGAGACGCCGCGGCTCTACGAGGCGACGGTGGAGGCGCAGGGCGAGACCGCGACCCTCCGGCTGGGCTTCCGAACCGTGGAGATCCGCGGGGACCGGTTCCTCGTCAACGGACGCCGCGTGGTCTTCCACGGGATGAACCGGCACGAGACGCATCCCGAGCGCGGCCGCGTCTTCGACGAGCAGCACGCGCGCGAGGATCTGGCGCGGATGAAGCGGTTCAACGTCAACGCGATCCGCACCAGCCACTACCCGCCGCACCCGCGCCTGCTCGACCTCGCGGACGAGCTCGGCTTCTGGGTGATCCTGGAGTGCGACCTGGAGACGCACGGCTTCGAGACGGCAGGCTGGGCGCGCAACCCCAGCGACGACCCGGCCTGGCGGGAGGCGTACCTCGACCGCATCCGGCGCACGGTGGAGCGCGACAAGAACCACCCCAGCATCGTGATCTGGTCGCTCGGCAACGAGTCCGGCACCGGCACGAACCTCGCGGCGATGTCGGCGTGGGTGCACGCCCGCGACCCCGAGCGTCCCGTGCACTACGAGGGCGACTACACCGGCGAGTACACCGACGTGTATTCGCGGATGTACTCGACCATCCCGGAGACGGAGCAGATCGGCACGGACGGCTCGCTCGCCCCGCTGCTCGGCTGCACGCCCGCGCAGGGCGCCCGTCAGCGGACCAAGCCGTTCATCCTGTGCGAGTACGCGCACGCCATGGGAAACGGTCCGGGCGCACTCGATCAGTACGACGAGCTCACCCGCCGCTTCCCGCGCCTGCACGGCGGCTTCGTCTGGGAGTGGCGCGACCACGGCATCCTCACCGAGACCGCGGACGGCACCCCCTTCTACGCCTATGGCGGCGACTTCGGCGAGGTGGTGCACGACGGCAACTTCGTGATGGACGGAATGGTGCTCTCGAACGACGAGCCGACGCCGGGCCTGCACGAGTTCGCGGCCGTCGTGCAGCCGCTCCGGTTCGCGTTCGACGGGGGCGACCTGATCGTCGAGAACGACCGGCACACCGCGGACACCGCCGACCTCGCGCTGCGCTGGCGGGTGGAGCACGATGGGCGCACCGTCGCCTCCGGTGTGCTCGACGCACCGGTCGTCGCCGCCGGTTCCGGGGCCCGCATTCCGCTGCCGGCCGTCGAGGTCGCAGCCGATGCCGAGACGTGGCTGACGGTGGATGCGGTGCTCGCCGCCGACACCGCCTGGGCCCCGGCGGGGCACGTCGTCGCCACCGCCCAGCACGACCTGTCCGCCGCGCTTCCCCTGCCCGCCACCGTTCTGCCCTCTGGCTGGCGCACCGGCGACGGCACGTTGACGCTCGGCCCCGCGGAGTTCGAGGGGGGCCGACTGGTGCGGCTCGGCGGACGCGCGGTCTCCGGCCCGCGGCTCGAGCTGTTCCGCGCCCCGACCGACAACGACGAGGGCGCCGCGTTCAGCGACCCGACCGGCAGCGATGCCAGCGTGCCGGGGGTCTCCAGCGCGAGCCTGTGGCGCCAGCAGGGCCTCGACCGGCTCACCCGCCGGCTCGTGAGCGTCGAGGAGGCGCCGGGCGCGCTCCGCACGATCGAGCGGGTCTCGGCCGCGAACGCGGCACGCACCGTGACCGTCGAGACGGTGTGGGCCATCGCCGGGGATGCGCTGGAGCTGCGAGTCGAGATCGAGCCGTCCGCCGGGTGGCCGAGCGTCTGGCCGCGCATCGGCGTCCGCTTCGACATCCCGGACGCCGGCGACCCGATCGCGGGGGCGGAGTGGTTCGGCACCGGGCCTCTGGAGTCGTACCCGGACAGCATGCGCGCGGCGCAGGTCGGGCGGTACTCCGCGTCCGTCGCCGACCTCTCCGTCGAGTACGCCCGGCCCCAGGAGACCGGGCACCGCTCGGCGGTGCGCACGCTCGACATCGGCCCGTTCGCACTCGAGGTGCTCCCGGATGCGCGCGGGCGCCGCGCGGGGTTCTCGCTCGGGCGGCACACGCCGCAGCAGATCGCGGCGGCCGGCCACCCGCACGAGCTGCCCGAGACGGAGTCGACGGTGCTCATCCTGGACGCCGCGCAGCACGGCCTCGGCTCGCGGGCGTGCGGGCCGGACGTCTGGCCGACGCACGCGCTGCGGCCGGAAGCGCGCACGCTGCGCGTCCGCATCCGCGCCTGA
- a CDS encoding aldo/keto reductase, with product MKKITLGTKALEVSRLGLGCMGMSAFYTGAGQDDAGSIRTIHRAMDLGVTFFDTAEIYGPYTNEELLARAFADGRRDRVVIATKFGTILHRQKDERGLDGSPENVRLSVEGSLRRLNTDYIDLYYQHRMDPGTPIEDTVGALAELIEEGKIRHYGLSEAAPETIRRANAVHPVTAIQTEYSLWTRDPEAEVLPTVRELGIGFVPYSPLGRGFLTGTIRSLDELSEDDFRRFNPRFEGDNLEANIRIVEQVDQVAKEAGAKPGQVALAWLLAKGDDIAPIPGTRRVENLEQNVAADELVLSPEQIERLDAVAAPVGDRYADMSPLNR from the coding sequence ATGAAGAAGATCACTCTCGGAACGAAAGCGCTCGAGGTCTCGCGACTGGGGCTCGGCTGCATGGGGATGTCCGCGTTCTACACCGGCGCGGGGCAGGACGACGCCGGCTCGATCCGCACCATCCACCGGGCCATGGACCTGGGCGTCACGTTCTTCGACACCGCCGAGATCTATGGGCCGTACACGAACGAGGAGCTGCTGGCCCGCGCGTTCGCGGACGGCCGCAGGGACCGGGTCGTGATCGCCACCAAGTTCGGCACCATCCTGCACCGGCAGAAGGACGAGCGCGGGCTCGACGGGTCGCCGGAGAACGTCCGCCTCTCGGTGGAGGGGTCGCTGCGGCGCCTGAACACCGACTACATCGACCTGTACTACCAGCACCGGATGGACCCGGGCACGCCCATCGAGGACACCGTCGGCGCACTCGCCGAGCTGATCGAGGAGGGCAAGATCCGGCACTACGGGCTGTCGGAGGCGGCACCGGAGACGATCCGTCGCGCGAACGCCGTGCACCCGGTGACGGCCATCCAGACGGAGTACTCGCTCTGGACCCGCGACCCCGAGGCGGAGGTGCTGCCGACGGTGCGCGAGCTCGGGATCGGCTTCGTCCCGTATTCGCCGCTCGGCCGCGGATTCCTGACCGGCACGATCCGCAGCCTCGACGAGCTCTCCGAGGACGACTTCCGCCGCTTCAACCCGCGGTTCGAGGGCGACAACCTGGAGGCGAACATCCGCATCGTCGAGCAGGTCGACCAGGTCGCGAAGGAGGCGGGCGCGAAGCCCGGCCAGGTCGCGCTCGCGTGGCTGCTGGCCAAGGGCGACGACATCGCGCCCATCCCCGGCACCCGCCGTGTCGAGAACCTGGAGCAGAACGTGGCGGCCGACGAGCTCGTGCTGTCTCCGGAGCAGATCGAGCGCCTGGATGCGGTCGCGGCTCCCGTGGGAGACCGCTACGCGGACATGAGCCCGCTGAACCGCTGA
- a CDS encoding MerR family transcriptional regulator, with protein sequence MTETSTALSISDVAERTGLSAHTLRYYEREGLMLTPVGRASSRHRRYTEADVTWVTFLTRLRSTAMPIARMRDYVELARRGEDTSGERLELLLIHRMAVVRQLEEMTASLAAIDVKIGLYRQKAEENA encoded by the coding sequence ATGACCGAGACCAGCACGGCGCTCTCCATCTCCGACGTGGCCGAGCGCACCGGGCTCTCCGCCCACACGCTGCGCTACTACGAGCGCGAGGGACTCATGCTGACGCCGGTCGGCCGCGCATCCTCCCGGCATCGGCGCTACACAGAGGCGGACGTGACCTGGGTGACCTTCCTCACCCGGCTGCGCTCCACCGCCATGCCGATCGCCAGGATGCGCGACTACGTCGAGCTGGCACGCAGGGGCGAGGACACCAGCGGCGAGCGGCTGGAACTGCTGCTCATCCACCGGATGGCCGTCGTCCGGCAGCTCGAGGAGATGACGGCGAGCCTCGCCGCCATCGACGTGAAGATCGGTCTCTACCGACAGAAAGCAGAAGAGAACGCATGA
- a CDS encoding dihydrofolate reductase family protein has translation MSLMKYYVASSIDGFIADPHDRIDWLLQFGFEEFDEHYQAFLSGIGALVMGATTYEFILGEPAAEWPYAGIPAWVVTHRQLAVPDGADVTFFSGDIAQLDTELRDAAGDRDVWLVGGGALAAQFAALGLVDELHVTYVPVLVGSGKPLLPVAEASRPLVLAGTKTFPSGSVEHVYRFA, from the coding sequence ATGTCTCTCATGAAGTACTACGTCGCGTCCTCGATCGACGGTTTCATCGCCGACCCCCACGACCGCATCGACTGGCTGCTCCAGTTCGGGTTCGAGGAGTTCGACGAGCACTACCAGGCGTTCCTCTCCGGCATCGGCGCGCTGGTGATGGGTGCGACGACGTACGAGTTCATCCTCGGCGAGCCGGCGGCCGAGTGGCCGTACGCGGGCATCCCCGCCTGGGTGGTGACGCACCGGCAGCTCGCCGTGCCGGACGGCGCGGACGTCACCTTCTTCTCCGGCGACATCGCGCAGCTCGACACGGAGCTGCGGGACGCGGCGGGCGACCGCGACGTGTGGCTGGTCGGCGGCGGAGCGCTGGCGGCGCAGTTCGCCGCGCTCGGGCTGGTGGACGAGCTGCATGTCACCTACGTGCCGGTGCTCGTCGGCTCCGGAAAGCCCCTGCTGCCGGTCGCCGAGGCCAGCCGTCCGCTGGTGCTCGCCGGCACGAAGACGTTCCCGTCCGGTTCGGTGGAGCACGTCTACCGCTTCGCGTGA
- the dxs gene encoding 1-deoxy-D-xylulose-5-phosphate synthase — MSILETIHGPRDLDRLTERELDQLAGEVRAFLVANVAKTGGHLGPNLGVVETTIAIHRVFDSPHDAVVFDTGHQSYVHKLLTGRQDFSQLRQRGGLAGYPQRSESEHDIVESSHASSSLSWADGISRAFEMTGQNDRHVVAVVGDGALTGGMTWEALNNISDDNNRRLIIVVNDNGRSYAPTIGGMARFLNTVRTRRTYRNLYLTSRKAFDKLGAPGQSFYRGMRGGLHGFLSRFSNNEALYSNLDIKYIGPVHGHDIGAMEEALRQAKNYGAPVIVHAITQKGRGYEPALRDAADQFHAVGQIDPETGEPVDSSSKPSWTGVFADEVVRLAEKNPKIVGITAAMLRPTGLHKFAERFPDRVHDVGIAEQHAAASAAGLAYGGLHPVVAIYATFINRAFDQVLMDVALHKAGVTFVLDRAGVTGPDGPSHHGIWDLAILQVVPNIRLAAPRDGTRFREELAEAVAVDDAPTVLRFPKGNVQPDIDAVRRLDDGVDVLRESDRRDVLLVTVGPMADLGLKVADRLAAQGIGATVVDPRWVVPVPKSILSLAAEHRIVVTIEDGIRVGGIGTRVRQDLREAGIDTAVDELGLPDEFIDHATRDQILEDAGLTPQKIARDLVAQVLGSRVPIARPLPADDLADRTVDENAKNRRA, encoded by the coding sequence ATGAGCATTCTCGAAACCATCCACGGGCCGCGCGATCTCGACCGGCTCACGGAGCGGGAGCTCGACCAGCTGGCGGGCGAGGTGCGCGCCTTCCTCGTGGCGAACGTCGCCAAGACCGGCGGTCACCTCGGCCCCAACCTCGGCGTCGTCGAGACGACGATCGCGATCCACCGCGTCTTCGACTCCCCGCACGACGCCGTCGTGTTCGACACCGGGCACCAGTCCTACGTGCACAAGCTGCTGACGGGCCGCCAGGACTTCTCGCAGCTGCGTCAGCGCGGCGGCCTTGCAGGCTACCCGCAGCGCTCCGAGTCCGAGCACGACATCGTGGAGAGCTCGCACGCCTCGTCGTCGCTCAGCTGGGCGGACGGCATCTCCCGTGCGTTCGAGATGACCGGTCAGAACGACCGGCACGTCGTCGCCGTCGTCGGCGACGGCGCGCTCACCGGCGGGATGACGTGGGAGGCGCTCAACAACATCTCCGACGACAACAACCGCCGTCTCATCATCGTCGTCAACGACAACGGCCGCTCCTATGCGCCGACGATCGGCGGCATGGCGCGCTTCCTCAACACGGTGCGCACCCGCCGCACGTACCGCAACCTGTACCTCACCAGCCGCAAGGCCTTCGACAAGCTGGGCGCGCCTGGTCAGTCGTTCTACCGGGGGATGCGCGGCGGCCTGCACGGCTTCCTCAGCCGCTTCTCCAACAACGAGGCGCTCTACTCGAACCTCGACATCAAGTACATCGGGCCGGTGCACGGCCACGACATCGGGGCGATGGAGGAGGCGCTGCGCCAGGCGAAGAACTACGGCGCCCCGGTCATCGTCCACGCCATCACGCAGAAGGGCCGCGGCTACGAGCCGGCCCTGCGCGACGCGGCCGACCAGTTCCACGCGGTCGGGCAGATCGATCCGGAGACCGGCGAGCCGGTGGACAGCTCGTCCAAGCCGAGCTGGACGGGTGTGTTCGCCGACGAGGTGGTGCGACTGGCGGAGAAGAACCCGAAGATCGTCGGCATCACCGCGGCGATGCTGCGGCCGACCGGACTGCACAAATTCGCCGAGCGCTTCCCGGACCGGGTGCACGACGTCGGCATCGCCGAGCAGCACGCGGCGGCCAGCGCGGCCGGCCTTGCCTACGGCGGGCTGCATCCCGTCGTCGCCATCTACGCGACCTTCATCAACCGGGCCTTCGACCAGGTGCTGATGGATGTCGCCCTGCACAAGGCGGGCGTCACGTTCGTGCTCGACCGTGCCGGCGTCACCGGCCCGGACGGCCCGAGCCACCACGGCATCTGGGACCTCGCGATCCTGCAGGTGGTCCCGAACATCCGGCTCGCGGCCCCCCGCGACGGCACGCGCTTCCGCGAGGAGCTGGCGGAGGCGGTCGCCGTGGACGACGCCCCGACCGTGCTGCGCTTCCCGAAGGGGAATGTCCAGCCGGACATCGACGCGGTCCGCCGCTTGGACGACGGCGTGGACGTGCTGCGCGAGAGCGACCGCCGGGATGTGCTGCTCGTCACGGTCGGGCCGATGGCCGACCTCGGCCTCAAGGTCGCCGACCGGCTCGCCGCCCAGGGCATCGGTGCGACCGTGGTCGACCCGCGCTGGGTGGTGCCGGTGCCGAAGAGCATCCTGAGCCTCGCGGCGGAGCACCGGATCGTGGTGACGATCGAGGACGGCATCCGGGTCGGCGGCATCGGCACGCGCGTCCGGCAGGACCTGCGCGAGGCCGGCATCGACACGGCGGTGGACGAGCTGGGTCTGCCCGACGAGTTCATCGACCACGCCACCCGCGACCAGATCCTCGAGGACGCCGGGCTCACCCCGCAGAAGATCGCCCGCGACCTCGTGGCGCAGGTGCTCGGCAGCCGTGTCCCGATCGCCCGGCCGCTCCCGGCAGACGACCTGGCCGACCGCACCGTGGACGAGAACGCCAAGAACCGCCGCGCGTAA
- the acnA gene encoding aconitate hydratase AcnA, producing the protein MDTACGTSPADEGEGTVSAVNSFGAKSTLTVGSKDYGIFRIDTVDGYKKLPFSLKVLLENLLRTEDGANITADHIRALGGWDPKAEPNTEIQFTPARVIMQDFTGVPCIVDLATMREAVSSLGGDPNKINPLAPAEMVIDHSVIADLFGQPDALERNTDIEYERNGERYQFLRWGQTAFDDFKVVPPGTGIVHQVNIEYLARVTMTREVDGELLAYPDTCVGTDSHTTMVNGLGVLGWGVGGIEAEAAMLGQPVSMLIPKVVGFKLTGAIPTGVTATDVVLTITQMLRKHGVVGKFVEFYGAGVAEVPLANRATIGNMSPEFGSTAAMFPIDDVTLDYLRLTGRSEEQVKLVEEYSKAQSLWHDPASEPVYSEYLELDLSTVVPSIAGPKRPQDRIELSVAKEQFEKDLTDYADISHDLVDLTISESFPASDPGELQPEDDHSTHVHTHHSHAPKTASNPTPVTLANGADFVLDHGAVAIAAITSCTNTSNPSVMLAAGLLARNAAKKGLKAKPWVKTTLAPGSKVVTDYYEKAGLTQDLEALGFYTVGYGCTTCIGNSGPLLDEISQAVNDSDLAVTAVLSGNRNFEGRINPDVKMNYLASPPLVIAYALAGSMNFDFEVDALGTDQDGNDVFLKDIWPDAAEVQQTIDSSINEGMFVHQYASVFEGDERWKSLDTPTGSVFEWDEKSTYVRKPPYFDGMTLETTPITDIHGARALAKLGDSVTTDHISPAGSIKADSPAGRYLTEHGIDRKDFNSYGSRRGNHEVMIRGTFANIRLKNQLLDGVEGGYTRDFTQADAPQAFIYDASQNYQAQGIPLVVLGGKEYGSGSSRDWAAKGTSLLGVRAVITESFERIHRSNLIGMGVVPLQFPAGESADSLGLDGTEVFSITGLEELNQGTTPKTVHVVAEPSEHSPEGKQTVEFDAVVRIDTPGEADYYRNGGILQYVLRSLV; encoded by the coding sequence ATGGACACGGCTTGCGGGACATCCCCTGCCGACGAAGGAGAGGGCACAGTGTCAGCTGTAAACAGTTTCGGTGCGAAGAGCACGCTGACCGTCGGATCGAAGGATTACGGGATCTTCCGGATCGACACGGTCGACGGTTACAAGAAGCTCCCGTTCAGTCTCAAGGTGCTGCTGGAGAACCTGCTGCGCACCGAGGACGGCGCCAACATCACCGCGGACCACATCCGCGCGCTCGGCGGCTGGGACCCGAAGGCCGAGCCGAACACCGAGATCCAGTTCACGCCGGCCCGCGTGATCATGCAGGACTTCACCGGCGTCCCCTGCATCGTCGACCTCGCCACCATGCGCGAGGCCGTCTCCTCGCTCGGCGGCGACCCGAACAAGATCAACCCGCTCGCCCCGGCCGAGATGGTCATCGACCACTCCGTCATCGCCGACCTGTTCGGCCAGCCGGACGCACTCGAGCGCAACACCGACATCGAGTACGAGCGCAACGGCGAGCGCTACCAGTTCCTGCGCTGGGGCCAGACGGCGTTCGACGACTTCAAGGTCGTCCCGCCGGGCACCGGCATCGTGCACCAGGTCAACATCGAGTACCTGGCGCGCGTCACCATGACCCGCGAGGTCGACGGGGAGCTGCTCGCCTACCCCGACACCTGCGTCGGCACCGACTCGCACACCACGATGGTCAACGGCCTCGGCGTGCTCGGCTGGGGCGTCGGCGGCATCGAGGCGGAGGCGGCCATGCTGGGCCAGCCGGTCTCCATGCTCATCCCGAAGGTCGTCGGCTTCAAGCTGACCGGCGCCATCCCCACCGGCGTGACCGCGACGGACGTCGTGCTCACGATCACCCAGATGCTGCGCAAGCACGGCGTCGTCGGCAAGTTCGTCGAGTTCTACGGGGCCGGCGTCGCCGAGGTGCCGCTGGCCAACCGCGCCACCATCGGCAACATGAGCCCGGAGTTCGGCTCCACCGCCGCCATGTTCCCGATCGACGACGTGACCCTCGACTACCTGCGCCTCACCGGACGCAGCGAGGAGCAGGTGAAGCTGGTCGAGGAGTACTCGAAGGCGCAGAGCCTGTGGCACGACCCGGCCAGCGAGCCGGTGTACTCGGAGTACCTCGAGCTCGACCTCTCGACGGTCGTCCCGTCGATCGCCGGCCCGAAGCGCCCGCAGGACCGCATCGAGCTCTCGGTCGCGAAGGAGCAGTTCGAGAAGGACCTGACCGACTACGCCGACATCTCCCACGACCTGGTCGACCTGACCATCTCGGAGTCGTTCCCCGCGTCCGACCCGGGTGAGCTGCAGCCGGAGGACGACCACAGCACGCACGTCCACACGCACCACAGCCACGCTCCGAAGACGGCGTCGAACCCGACCCCGGTGACCCTCGCGAACGGGGCAGACTTCGTCCTCGACCACGGCGCCGTCGCGATCGCCGCCATCACCTCGTGCACCAACACGTCGAACCCGTCGGTCATGCTGGCCGCCGGCCTCCTCGCCCGCAACGCGGCGAAGAAGGGCCTCAAGGCCAAGCCGTGGGTGAAGACCACGCTGGCGCCGGGATCCAAGGTCGTCACCGACTACTACGAGAAGGCCGGTCTCACCCAGGACCTGGAGGCGCTCGGCTTCTACACGGTCGGCTACGGCTGCACCACCTGCATCGGCAACTCGGGCCCGCTGCTCGACGAGATCTCGCAGGCGGTCAACGACAGCGACCTCGCCGTCACCGCGGTGCTCTCCGGCAACCGCAACTTCGAGGGCCGGATCAACCCGGACGTCAAGATGAACTACCTGGCGAGCCCGCCGCTTGTCATCGCGTACGCGCTGGCCGGGTCGATGAACTTCGACTTCGAGGTCGACGCGCTCGGCACGGACCAGGACGGCAACGACGTGTTCCTCAAGGACATCTGGCCGGACGCCGCCGAGGTGCAGCAGACGATCGACTCCTCCATCAACGAGGGCATGTTCGTCCACCAGTACGCCTCGGTGTTCGAGGGCGACGAGCGCTGGAAGTCGCTCGACACCCCGACCGGCTCCGTGTTCGAGTGGGACGAGAAGTCGACGTACGTGCGCAAGCCCCCGTACTTCGACGGCATGACGCTGGAGACCACCCCGATCACCGACATCCACGGCGCGCGCGCCCTGGCGAAGCTCGGCGACTCGGTCACCACCGACCACATCTCGCCCGCCGGCTCCATCAAGGCGGACAGCCCGGCCGGCCGTTACCTCACCGAGCACGGCATCGACCGCAAGGACTTCAACTCCTACGGCTCGCGCCGCGGTAACCACGAGGTGATGATCCGCGGCACGTTCGCGAACATCCGCCTGAAGAACCAGCTGCTGGATGGCGTGGAGGGCGGCTACACCCGCGACTTCACGCAGGCGGACGCCCCGCAGGCGTTCATCTACGACGCGTCGCAGAACTACCAGGCGCAGGGCATCCCGCTCGTCGTCCTGGGAGGCAAGGAGTACGGCTCCGGCTCGTCCCGCGACTGGGCGGCGAAGGGCACCAGCCTCCTCGGCGTCCGCGCGGTCATCACCGAGAGCTTCGAGCGCATCCACCGCTCGAACCTCATCGGCATGGGCGTCGTCCCGCTGCAGTTCCCGGCGGGGGAGAGCGCGGACTCGCTCGGCCTCGACGGCACCGAGGTGTTCTCGATCACCGGGCTCGAGGAGCTGAACCAGGGCACGACGCCGAAGACGGTGCACGTCGTCGCCGAGCCGAGCGAGCACTCGCCGGAGGGCAAGCAGACCGTCGAGTTCGACGCCGTGGTCCGCATCGACACCCCGGGTGAGGCCGACTACTACCGCAACGGCGGCATCCTGCAGTACGTGCTGCGGAGCCTGGTGTAA